GCGTCCCCGGCGGCGCCCGGGGAACCGAGGACCGAGGCCGGCCCCGGCAACGAGCCCGCTCCCCAGGAGAACCCCGGCGGCGGGGACGAGGCCACCGAAGACAGGAAAGCCGACGAGACGGCCGACGGCGACGAGAAGGACGACGAGAAGAAGGGCGACGACGGCTGTTTCAGCGGCTTCGGTGCCTTCTTCGGCTGCACGGGCGATCAGCTCAAGCAAGTCGGCGAAGGCCTCTTCGTGGACGGTATAGGAGGCGAACTCAAAGGCATCTGGGACACCGTCACCAATCCGCTCGACACCCTGGACGGCCTGAAGGACTACGGCGGCCTCATCGCCGGCCAGTGGTCGCAGGACGCCAAGGACGCCGGTGACAAATGGGCGAAGGGCGACTACCTCGACGCACTCAGCTACTGGGGCGGCGCGACCCTGAACTCGGGCGGAAAGATCCTCGACGACATGTTCATCGGGGACGAGGTCCGCGACCAGTGGGACAAGGGCAACGAGACCCGTGCCGTCACCACGGTCATCTGGAACGTCGGTTCTCTCTTCATCCCCGGCTACGGCGAGGCGAAGCTCGTAGGAAAACTCGGCAAGCTGGGCAAACTCGGGAAGCTCGGCGACGTGGGCAAGCTCACCGAGAAGGCGGCCGACGCGGCGGAGGATGCCGGTAAGGCCGCCAAGGCAGGCGACGTCCCCGGCGCCGAGAAGGCCGCGAAGGAGGCCGACGAGGCGGCGGACGAGGCGGAGAAGAAGGCCCGTGAATCCGGCTGCGCCATCGCCTCCCCGGCCCGCGGGACGCCGTACGGCGACGCCCCGCAGGAACCGGCGCCCCTCACCGGCTCCTCCGGCACGGGTACCACGGTCCTGGCGGTCGGCCCCTCGGCCGCCCACGTCGTACGCGCCGAGGACACCAAGTACGTCATCCTCGCCCAGGACGGCTGCGACGAGGAGGCCAAGCAGGAGGCCGAGGAGGCCCGGAAGCAGGCGGACGCGGCGGAGCAGCAGACGCTCGAGGCCCGCGCCGAAGCCGCGAAGGCCGCCCTGCGGGAGCGGGGCTCCTCCGTCCCCGGCGACCAGATCGACGGGCTCGTCGACCGGGCCAAGGACAACCCGGACCCGGGCAAGGCCGAGATCGGCACGGAGGACGCGGCCGCCGCACTCGACGAGATCGCCGACCTGGCGCGCCGCGAGAACGTCAACGGCGACGCCGCCGCCGCACTGGAGGGCAAGGTCGTCAACGCTCCGGACGCCAACAAGCTGGCGGAAGCCCGTGCCGAGGTGAACGCCGTACGGCGCGCCGCCGACGACGCGGCCCCCGGCACCCGGGTGGACGCCGGTGTCGGCGGCAACATGAACCGGAAGGAGGCCGACCTGGGCAACGGGGAGAAGGTGAATCTCGATGAGATTCCCGACGCCGACGTGGTCTACAAGGACAGGAGCGGCACCGTTCACGTGAAGGAGGTCAAGAACGCCGGCTCCGCCATGCGCAAGGCGGACTTCGCCCACCAGGTCGAGCGGCTGAAGAAGTGGGCGGGCAGGGAGCCCGGCCGGAAGGCCACCGTGGAGGTCGAGACGACGGATCGCTGGCCTTCGGTCTTCAGTGAGTTCAAGCCCGCCCGGAACGGCAAGCCGGCGAAGGACACCCGGACGGCGGCCGGTGAGATGGCGAAGAACGACGTGGACGTGACAGTGGCGGGCCAAGGCCTGTCCGCCGACCAGCTCGGCAGGATGCAACGCGCCGTCGACGAGCGGACCGCGAGCGGCACGATGGACTGGTCCAGGATGAAAGACCCGGAGAGCGCCAAGGCGTACCTGGGCATCGACTGAGCAAACGACGGAGACGAGACGTGGGTGGGACTCGGGATGAGTGGGCCGGGCACGGAGCCGAATGCCGAGGAGATGTGGGATCCGCGGGTCGCGCGCTGGCGCGACCCGGAGGGTGACTACGTCCTGCCCCACGCTCTGCGGTCCCTGCCCCAGCCCTGGGACGAGAGCGACTGGAGGCGGATCGCGGAGCTGCCCCGTACCGACGAGCGGCTGGCCGAAGCCCGGCGTGTGCTGACCGTGCTCCTGGAGGATCCGGCACTGGCTCCGCAGGTGCCGGATCCTCCGTCGCCCGGCCTGTTGCGGCACGTGTGGGAGGAATTCCACCAGGCCGTGGGGGAGAGCATGCCCCGCCCGAGCCACGTGACATGGTCCGGCGTCGACGAGCTGGTCCGTGCGTGGCAGGACCGACCTCAGTTGTATCCGCTGCACCGGCATGTCGTGCGGCACGTCGAAGCGGCGGTGCTGGCCATGATCCCGTTGCTGCGGGACGACATCGCCGACTCGGTGTTCCGCTGGCTGGCTCTCGACCCTGATCCGGGGCGCTTCGCCGACTGGGCGGTGGGCCTCGCCGAGCGTTGCGTGATCGAGGACATCGGTGCCGACCCGGCCGTCGAACTGCTGGGCGCGGTGGGGAGCCCCGAGGCCAAGGCGGCATTGGGGCGACTGGCGGTGAAGCCGGGCGGGCCGGCGAGCTGGCAGAACGCGGAAGCCGCGCAGAGCACGCTCTTCGACCTGGGGAGCGAAGGGACCAGCCACTGACAGCACATCCGCGTTTCACCCACGACCCCCAGGCCGTGGCCGGGCAGAGGCGGTGTACGACAGGACTGACCGATGATCTGTGACCTGCTGCCGACCGGGCCGCCGGTATCGCTCGCCGAGGCCCTGACACAGGCGGTGCGGACGGAAGGCGTCGATGCGGACGTGGCCGACCGGGACCGCGATCAGGCCCCGGAGTCCTGGCACGGACACCAGCGCAGACCAGCCGGGTGATCACGTGCCCGCTCGTCGGTGACGCCCGCGCCGCCGATGGTCTTGCCGCGCTTGCGGGCGGACTCGTGGCCTTCGAGGGTGCGGTCGCGGATGTACTCGTGCACTCGTGCTCCGTGCCGGACATCGCCGCCGGCACCGTGAACACGATGCCGGACGGGTGGTGCGAGCCCTCCAGCTCCCCGGCGAGCTTCCCGGCGGCCTCCAGCTGTCGTTGCGCGGTCGGCCATGCAAGTGGTCGCCGCACCTCGACGTGAGCCGAGGTGGACTGCCTTCGCAAATACTTGGCTAGCCACACGATTGCTGCTACCTTAATTATGTGGCCAGCCACGCTTCTGGTGGCCGAAGAGATATGGAGTCATCATGAAAGCAATCGTTTTCGATCAGTTCGGCGGCCCGGACGTGCTGCACGAGGCGGCCATCGAGGTGCCTCAGCCCGGCCCCGGCCAGGTCCGGGTCCGCGTGAAGGCCGCCGGGCTGAACGCGCTGGACGGCAAGATCCGCGCCGGTCTGCTGGAGGCCGTCCGCCCGACGACCCTCCCCGCCGTCCCCGGTGGCGAGCTCGCCGGCGTGGTGGACGCCCTGGGTGAGGGCGTGAGCGACGTGCAGGTCGGCGATGAGGTGCTGGGCTGGTCGGACACCGGCTCGTACGCCCAGTACGCGCTGGCCACCACCGTGGCCCCCAAGCCCGCCGGCCTCGACTGGCGGCACGCGGTCGCGCTGCCGGTGGCCGGTGAGACGGCCGAGCGGGTCCTGAACCTGCTGGAGGTGGCCGCCGGGGAGACCGTGCTGATGCACGGCGCGTCCGGAGCGGTGGGAACCCTGGCGGTCCAGCTCGCCACGGCCCGCGGAGCACGCGTGATTGCCACCGCGGGCCCCTCCAACCAGGAGTACCTCACCTCGCTCGGCGCCACCGCGACCGTGTACGGCGACGGTCTGGTCGAGCGGGTGCGAGCGCTGGCCCCCGAGGGCGTGGACGCGGTGTTCGACCTGGCCGGGAAGGGAGCCCTGGAGGACTCCATCACCCTGCGGGATGGCACCGAGCGCATCGTCACCATCGCCGACTTCGGTGCACGGCAGCTGGGCATCACCTTCTCCCAGGGGTCCCAGGAACGCTCGACCGCCCGCTTGGCCGCCCTCGCCCAGGACGCCGCGGCCGGCAAGCTCGTCACCACCGTCACCGCCTACCCGCTCGACCAGGCGGCCACGGCCCAGCAGGTCAGCGACGCCGGGCACGTGCGGGGCAAGCTCGTCCTGACCATCGACTGAGCACGCCCGCCCACCGCCTCCCCACAACCACCCGCTGCCTTTTGCGGTGACCGGCCGGTCACCGCCCTATCGAAGGACCCCTCATGCTGGATTCCCTGTGGACGCCGACCACTCTTGGCGGCATCTCTCTGCCGCACCGCCTGGTCATGGCCCCCATGACCCGTGACCGCTCCACGCCCGAAGGCGTCCCCACCGAGCTGAACGCCGAGTACTACGCCCAGCGGGCCTCGCACGCGCTCGTCATCACCGAGGGAACCCAGCCCTCCGCCGACGGCCAGGGCTACCTCCTGACCCCCGGCATCCACAATGACGAGCAGATCGCCGGGTGGCGCAAGGTCACCGACGCCGTGCACGCGGCCGACGGCCGCATCGTCATCCAGCTGATGCACACCGGACGCATCGCCCACCCCGACAACACCCCCCACGGCCGCCGGCCGGTCGCCCCCTCGGCGATCCGGCCGCAGGGCGCGATGTTCACGGCGTCGGGGCCCCAGGAGATGCCGACCCCCCGTGCTCTGTCGACGCAGGAGGTAGCGACGACCGTCGACGACTTCCGCCGCGCCGCAGCGGCCGCCGTCGCGGCCGGCGCCGACGGCGTGGAGATCCACGGCGCCAACGGCTACCTGGTGCATCAGTTCCTGTCCGACAACACCAATCAGCGCACCGATGGCTACGGCGGCTCGATCGAGGGCCGCATCCGCTTCGCCGTCGAGGTCGCCGCAGCCGTGGCCGACGAGATCGGCGCCGAGCGCACCGGCATCCGTATCTCCCCCGCAAACCCCTACAACGACATCGCCGAGTCCGACACCGCCGAGCTGTATCCGGCGCTCCTGGACGCCCTGCGCCCCCTGGACCTGGCCTACCTCCACGTGATGCACGCGGGCGACGAGGAGCTGCTGGGCACTCTGCGCGCGCTGTGGCCGACCACGCTGATCCTCAACAGGGGCGGCTCCGACTTGCCCGCCCGCGCCGAGGACATCGACAACGGCACGGCCGACCTCGTCTCCGTCGGCGCCCTCGCGCTCGCCAACCCGGACCTGGTCGAGCGGCTCCGCGCCGGCGCGCCGCTGAACACCCCCGACCCGGCGACCTTCTACGGCGGCGGAGCGGCCGGCTACACCGACTACCCCACCCACACCGACTGAGGAACCGAACCATGCCCACCCCCGAACCCCGCATCCCCACGACGGCCGGCGCAGGACCGATGAGCTACGCGATCTTCCAACTCGCCCGCGCCCACCGCGCCTACGCCGCCGCCATGCTCCGCGAGATGGACCTGCACCCCGGACAGGAACTGCTGCTCATGCAACTTCTCGACCGGGACGGCCAGACCCAGTCCGAACTGCTCGGAAGCGTCGGCCTGGACCACTCCACCGTCTCCAAGTCCCTGCGCCGCATGCAGGACGCCGGCCTGCTCGTGCGCGAGCCGGCCGCACACGACCGGCGCGTCATGGTCGTCCACCTCACCGACAAGGGCCGCGCCATGCGTGAACCCATCGCGGCCCTGTGGCGGGCCCTGGAGGAGACCACCGCCCGGAATCTGTCGGAGCGCCAGGCGGAGTCCTTCGTCGAGACCGCGTACGCCATCACCGAGGCGATCAGCAGCCGCGCGCTGCCGGAAGAAGAGTCCGCGTGACTG
This is a stretch of genomic DNA from Streptomyces hawaiiensis. It encodes these proteins:
- a CDS encoding Flp family type IVb pilin; this encodes MASTGHPPHSGAGAAWPPPGNGRGRRPMPGSLATALVLTHTLFAITLLGGLGVLLTAASYDAVDGGVLALTAYAAAPGTLGWWLARRTWQGGTRTRAALIAVQAWLILGATANITDGSPRGFTQLFLPLLVLYFLTRRESRDWYRLPGRERAERRPFSLPRMLRRRQDEGQTAVEYAGLIAVVAAIITALVVTGPGPQIYGGLQSAVCKVTGTACASPAAPGEPRTEAGPGNEPAPQENPGGGDEATEDRKADETADGDEKDDEKKGDDGCFSGFGAFFGCTGDQLKQVGEGLFVDGIGGELKGIWDTVTNPLDTLDGLKDYGGLIAGQWSQDAKDAGDKWAKGDYLDALSYWGGATLNSGGKILDDMFIGDEVRDQWDKGNETRAVTTVIWNVGSLFIPGYGEAKLVGKLGKLGKLGKLGDVGKLTEKAADAAEDAGKAAKAGDVPGAEKAAKEADEAADEAEKKARESGCAIASPARGTPYGDAPQEPAPLTGSSGTGTTVLAVGPSAAHVVRAEDTKYVILAQDGCDEEAKQEAEEARKQADAAEQQTLEARAEAAKAALRERGSSVPGDQIDGLVDRAKDNPDPGKAEIGTEDAAAALDEIADLARRENVNGDAAAALEGKVVNAPDANKLAEARAEVNAVRRAADDAAPGTRVDAGVGGNMNRKEADLGNGEKVNLDEIPDADVVYKDRSGTVHVKEVKNAGSAMRKADFAHQVERLKKWAGREPGRKATVEVETTDRWPSVFSEFKPARNGKPAKDTRTAAGEMAKNDVDVTVAGQGLSADQLGRMQRAVDERTASGTMDWSRMKDPESAKAYLGID
- a CDS encoding NADP-dependent oxidoreductase; translation: MKAIVFDQFGGPDVLHEAAIEVPQPGPGQVRVRVKAAGLNALDGKIRAGLLEAVRPTTLPAVPGGELAGVVDALGEGVSDVQVGDEVLGWSDTGSYAQYALATTVAPKPAGLDWRHAVALPVAGETAERVLNLLEVAAGETVLMHGASGAVGTLAVQLATARGARVIATAGPSNQEYLTSLGATATVYGDGLVERVRALAPEGVDAVFDLAGKGALEDSITLRDGTERIVTIADFGARQLGITFSQGSQERSTARLAALAQDAAAGKLVTTVTAYPLDQAATAQQVSDAGHVRGKLVLTID
- a CDS encoding alkene reductase codes for the protein MLDSLWTPTTLGGISLPHRLVMAPMTRDRSTPEGVPTELNAEYYAQRASHALVITEGTQPSADGQGYLLTPGIHNDEQIAGWRKVTDAVHAADGRIVIQLMHTGRIAHPDNTPHGRRPVAPSAIRPQGAMFTASGPQEMPTPRALSTQEVATTVDDFRRAAAAAVAAGADGVEIHGANGYLVHQFLSDNTNQRTDGYGGSIEGRIRFAVEVAAAVADEIGAERTGIRISPANPYNDIAESDTAELYPALLDALRPLDLAYLHVMHAGDEELLGTLRALWPTTLILNRGGSDLPARAEDIDNGTADLVSVGALALANPDLVERLRAGAPLNTPDPATFYGGGAAGYTDYPTHTD
- a CDS encoding MarR family winged helix-turn-helix transcriptional regulator, which produces MPTPEPRIPTTAGAGPMSYAIFQLARAHRAYAAAMLREMDLHPGQELLLMQLLDRDGQTQSELLGSVGLDHSTVSKSLRRMQDAGLLVREPAAHDRRVMVVHLTDKGRAMREPIAALWRALEETTARNLSERQAESFVETAYAITEAISSRALPEEESA